A genomic stretch from Frigoribacterium sp. PvP032 includes:
- a CDS encoding ANTAR domain-containing response regulator → MSDQEATPAAPRRVVVAEDESLIRLDIVEILRDNGFEVVGEAGDGETAVALATELRPDLVIMDVKMPKLDGISAAETLSKNHIAPVVLLTAFSQKELVERASEAGALAYVVKPFTPNDLLPAIEIALSRYTQIITLEAEVADLVERFETRKLVDRAKGLLNEKMGLTEPEAFRWIQKASMDRRLTMHDVAQAIIEQLSVKK, encoded by the coding sequence GTGAGTGACCAGGAAGCAACACCAGCAGCACCCCGTCGCGTCGTCGTCGCAGAGGATGAGTCCCTCATCCGTCTCGACATCGTCGAGATCCTCCGCGACAACGGATTCGAGGTGGTGGGCGAGGCCGGAGACGGCGAGACCGCCGTCGCCCTCGCGACCGAGCTCCGCCCCGACCTCGTCATCATGGACGTCAAGATGCCGAAGCTCGACGGCATCTCCGCGGCCGAGACGCTGAGCAAGAACCACATCGCGCCCGTGGTCCTGCTGACCGCGTTCAGCCAGAAAGAACTGGTCGAGCGCGCCAGCGAGGCCGGCGCCCTGGCCTACGTGGTCAAGCCCTTCACCCCGAACGACCTGCTGCCCGCGATCGAGATCGCCCTCTCGCGCTACACGCAGATCATCACCCTCGAGGCCGAGGTCGCCGACCTCGTCGAGCGCTTCGAGACCCGCAAGCTGGTCGACCGGGCCAAGGGCCTGCTCAACGAGAAGATGGGCCTCACCGAGCCCGAGGCGTTCCGCTGGATCCAGAAGGCGTCGATGGACCGCCGGCTCACCATGCACGACGTCGCCCAGGCGATCATCGAGCAGCTGAGCGTCAAGAAGTAG
- a CDS encoding glutamate synthase subunit beta has translation MADPKGFLKTQKRELPKRRPVSVRLMDYKEVYEQQESGELRRQAGRCMDCGVPFCHQGCPLGNLIPEWNDLMWRGEGRQASERLHATNNFPEFTGRLCPAPCEASCVLGINQPPVTIKQVEVSIIDQAFQQGWVTPHPPERLTGKTVAVVGSGPAGLAAAQQLTRAGHTVAVYERDDRIGGLLRYGIPDFKMEKKQIEQRLAQMRAEGTRFRAGVEIGRDIAWDDLRARYDAVVVATGSTVPRDLDIPGRDLSGVHFAMEYLVQQNRTGAGDRVDDQITAEGKHVVVLGGGDTGADCIGTAHRQGALSVTNLAIGQQPPEERTESQPWPTFPTLFEVASAHEEGGERMYLASTVEFLRNEVGEVRAVRVAETEYLDGRRVPKAGTEREIPADLVLLALGFTGPEREAIEQQLRVPFDSRGNLDRGGDYQTSEPGVFVTGDAGRGQSLIVWAIAEGRAAASAVDAWLEGETILPFPVKPTDRAISV, from the coding sequence GTGGCTGATCCGAAGGGGTTCCTGAAGACCCAGAAGCGCGAGCTCCCGAAGCGTCGTCCCGTGTCCGTGCGGTTGATGGACTACAAGGAGGTGTACGAGCAGCAGGAGAGCGGCGAGCTCCGCCGGCAGGCGGGCCGCTGCATGGACTGCGGCGTGCCGTTCTGCCACCAGGGGTGCCCGCTCGGCAACCTCATCCCCGAGTGGAACGACCTCATGTGGCGCGGCGAGGGCCGCCAGGCCAGCGAGCGGCTGCACGCGACCAACAACTTCCCCGAGTTCACGGGCCGCCTGTGCCCCGCGCCCTGCGAGGCCTCCTGCGTCCTGGGCATCAACCAGCCGCCGGTGACGATCAAGCAGGTCGAGGTCAGCATCATCGACCAGGCCTTCCAGCAGGGCTGGGTCACGCCGCACCCGCCAGAGCGCCTCACGGGCAAGACCGTGGCCGTCGTCGGGTCCGGCCCGGCCGGTCTCGCCGCCGCGCAGCAGCTGACGCGGGCGGGCCACACCGTCGCCGTCTACGAGCGCGACGACCGCATCGGCGGCCTCCTCCGCTACGGCATCCCGGACTTCAAGATGGAGAAGAAGCAGATCGAGCAGCGGCTCGCCCAGATGCGGGCCGAGGGCACGCGCTTCCGGGCCGGCGTCGAGATCGGACGCGACATCGCCTGGGACGACCTCCGCGCACGCTACGACGCCGTCGTGGTGGCCACGGGCTCCACAGTGCCGCGCGACCTCGACATCCCGGGCCGCGACCTCTCGGGCGTGCACTTCGCCATGGAGTACCTGGTGCAGCAGAACCGCACGGGCGCCGGCGACCGGGTCGACGACCAGATCACGGCCGAGGGCAAGCACGTCGTCGTCCTCGGCGGCGGCGACACGGGAGCCGACTGCATCGGCACGGCGCACCGTCAGGGCGCCCTGTCCGTGACCAACCTCGCGATCGGGCAGCAGCCCCCGGAGGAGCGGACCGAGTCCCAGCCCTGGCCCACCTTCCCGACGCTGTTCGAGGTCGCCAGCGCCCACGAGGAGGGCGGAGAGCGGATGTACCTCGCCTCCACCGTCGAGTTCCTGCGCAACGAGGTCGGCGAGGTCCGTGCCGTCCGCGTCGCCGAGACCGAGTACCTCGACGGCCGTCGCGTGCCGAAGGCCGGCACCGAGCGCGAGATCCCCGCCGACCTCGTCCTCCTCGCCCTCGGCTTCACCGGCCCGGAGCGTGAGGCGATCGAGCAGCAGCTGCGCGTGCCGTTCGACTCGCGCGGCAACCTCGACCGCGGCGGCGACTACCAGACGTCCGAGCCCGGCGTGTTCGTGACCGGCGACGCCGGCCGCGGCCAGTCGCTGATCGTGTGGGCGATCGCCGAGGGCCGCGCGGCGGCCTCGGCCGTGGACGCCTGGCTCGAGGGCGAGACGATCCTGCCGTTCCCGGTCAAGCCCACGGATCGCGCCATTTCGGTCTGA
- the gltB gene encoding glutamate synthase large subunit, which produces MALTPVHQQFSTVPAAAGLYDPRNEKDACGLAMVATLRGTPGHDIVDAALGALRNLEHRGAIGSDAGTGDGAGILCQVPDAFLRAVVDFELPEAGQYAVGLAFLPTDEQERAELKTGVERIANLEQLDVLGWREVPVRPDELGSLARGAMPAFEQLFVRSRRHGADGEPLSGVALDRQAYRLRKRSESKLGAYFASLGSRTTVYKGMVTTLQLEPFYPDLSDERFASKLAVVHSRYSTNTFPSWPLAQPFRMIAHNGEINTVRGNRNWMRARQSQLESELLGDLKPLLPVVSPGASDSASFDEVVELLSLTGRSLPHAIMMMVPEAWENQVDIDPTLRDFYEYHSMIMEAWDGPAAITFTDGSLVGATLDRNGLRPGRYLVTDDGLVVLASEIGVLPDIDPAKIVRKGRLRPGKMFLVDTEAGRLIEDDEIKRDLASSEPFGEWLAEGRIRLSELPEREHIVHTPASVIRRQRTFGYTEEEVRILLTPMAKTGAEPLGAMGSDTPIAVLSERPRLLFDYFTQQFAQVTNPPLDSIREQVVTSLSLGLGPERNLLSATPEHARQVVLDFPVIDNDELAKIQHIDPSPGSRVTSTIRGLYRADKGPRALEKRIAAMCNEVDDAIEAGAEFIVLSDRDSNQDFAPVPSLLMLAAVHHHLIRTEKRMSVGLIVEAGDVREVHHVATLIGYGASAINPYLAMETCENLVRSGMITGISPEDAVHNLIKALGKGVLKIMSKMGISTVSSYAAAQAFEAVGLSQEFVDTYFTGTSSVLGGVGIDVVAAENKQRHTSAYPTDGSVVAHERLATGGEYQWRREGPRHLFNPDTVFRLQHATRTRRYDIFREYTKLVDDQSEDLMTLRGLFSFRQGLREPVPLDEVEPIESIVKRFSTGAMSYGSISKEAHETLAIAMNRLGGKSNTGEGGEDVDRLLDPERRSAVKQVASGRFGVTSMYLTHATDIQLKMAQGAKPGEGGQLPPTKVYPWVARTRHATPGVGLISPPPHHDIYSIEDLKQLIFDVKRANPTARVHVKLVSQSGIGAVAAGVTKALADVVLVSGHDGGTGASPLNSLKHAGTPWEIGLAETQQTLMLNGMRDRVVVQVDGQMKTGRDVVIAALLGGEEFGFATAPLIVEGCIMMRVCHLDTCPVGVATQNPELRARFSGKPEFVVNFFEFLAQEVREILASLGFRSLDEAVGRTDALDVDRALDHWKASGLDLSPVLVGPHFDDDEPRRNRRQQDHDLESHFDVELIARSADALENGGKVAISLPIRNTERAVGTMLGHEVTVRHGEHGLPQGSIDVTLTGSAGQSLGAFLPAGITLRLEGDSNDYVGKGLSGGIVVVRPSRESTFVAEDNVIAGNVIGYGATQGSLFIRGIVGERFLVRNSGASAVVEGVGDHALEYMTGGLAVILGDTGRNLGAGMSGGTAYVHRLRSERVNAESLASGELELHPLGSADVEILTDLLSRHLAETGSPVAERLLADVDASASEFVKVLPRDYAAVLATRQTAVDEGLDPDGDEAWKRILEVTGG; this is translated from the coding sequence CGCTCCGCAACCTCGAGCACCGCGGCGCCATCGGCTCCGACGCGGGCACGGGCGACGGTGCCGGCATCCTCTGCCAGGTCCCCGACGCCTTCCTCCGTGCCGTCGTCGACTTCGAGCTGCCCGAGGCCGGGCAGTACGCCGTCGGCCTCGCGTTCCTCCCCACCGACGAGCAGGAGCGCGCCGAGCTGAAGACCGGCGTCGAGCGCATCGCGAACCTGGAGCAGCTCGACGTCCTCGGCTGGCGCGAGGTGCCGGTGCGCCCCGACGAGCTCGGCTCCCTGGCTCGTGGGGCCATGCCGGCCTTCGAGCAGCTGTTCGTCCGCAGCCGCCGTCACGGTGCCGACGGCGAGCCCCTCTCGGGCGTGGCGCTCGACCGTCAGGCCTACCGCCTGCGCAAGCGCTCCGAGTCCAAGCTCGGCGCGTACTTCGCCTCGCTCGGCAGCCGCACCACGGTCTACAAGGGCATGGTCACGACCCTGCAGCTCGAGCCCTTCTACCCCGACCTCAGCGACGAGCGCTTCGCGTCGAAGCTGGCCGTCGTGCACTCCCGCTACTCGACGAACACGTTCCCGTCCTGGCCGCTCGCGCAGCCGTTCCGGATGATCGCGCACAACGGCGAGATCAACACGGTCCGGGGCAACCGCAACTGGATGCGGGCCCGCCAGTCCCAGCTCGAGTCCGAGCTGCTGGGCGACCTCAAGCCGCTGCTGCCCGTGGTCAGCCCCGGCGCCAGCGACTCCGCCTCGTTCGACGAGGTCGTCGAGCTGCTGAGCCTCACCGGTCGCTCGCTGCCGCACGCGATCATGATGATGGTCCCGGAAGCGTGGGAGAACCAGGTCGACATCGACCCGACCCTGCGCGACTTCTACGAGTACCACTCGATGATCATGGAGGCGTGGGACGGCCCCGCCGCCATCACGTTCACCGACGGCAGCCTCGTGGGCGCCACCCTCGACCGCAACGGCCTGCGCCCCGGCCGCTACCTGGTCACCGACGACGGCCTCGTCGTGCTCGCCAGCGAGATCGGCGTGCTGCCCGACATCGACCCCGCGAAGATCGTCCGCAAGGGCCGGCTGCGCCCCGGCAAGATGTTCCTCGTCGACACCGAGGCCGGCCGCCTGATCGAGGACGACGAGATCAAGCGCGACCTCGCCTCGTCCGAGCCCTTCGGCGAGTGGCTCGCCGAGGGTCGCATCCGCCTCTCCGAGCTGCCGGAGCGCGAGCACATCGTGCACACGCCTGCCTCCGTCATCCGTCGTCAGCGCACCTTCGGCTACACCGAGGAAGAAGTGCGGATCCTGCTCACGCCGATGGCGAAGACCGGGGCGGAGCCCCTCGGTGCCATGGGCAGCGACACGCCCATCGCGGTGCTGTCCGAGCGCCCGCGCCTCCTGTTCGACTACTTCACCCAGCAGTTCGCGCAGGTGACGAACCCGCCGCTCGACTCGATCCGTGAGCAGGTCGTCACGTCGCTGTCGCTCGGCCTCGGCCCGGAGCGCAACCTGCTCTCGGCGACCCCGGAGCACGCGCGCCAGGTCGTGCTCGACTTCCCCGTCATCGACAACGACGAGCTCGCGAAGATCCAGCACATCGACCCGAGCCCCGGGTCGCGAGTCACCTCGACGATCCGCGGCCTCTACCGGGCCGACAAGGGCCCGCGCGCGCTCGAGAAGCGCATCGCGGCGATGTGCAACGAGGTCGACGACGCCATCGAGGCCGGGGCCGAGTTCATCGTGCTCTCCGACCGCGACTCGAACCAGGACTTCGCGCCCGTGCCGTCCCTCCTGATGCTCGCCGCGGTGCACCACCACCTGATCCGCACCGAGAAGCGCATGTCCGTCGGCCTGATCGTCGAGGCCGGCGACGTCCGCGAGGTGCACCACGTCGCGACGCTGATCGGCTACGGCGCGTCGGCGATCAACCCGTACCTCGCCATGGAGACCTGCGAGAACCTCGTGCGGTCGGGCATGATCACCGGCATCTCGCCGGAGGACGCCGTCCACAACCTGATCAAGGCGCTCGGCAAGGGCGTGCTCAAGATCATGTCCAAGATGGGCATCTCGACGGTGTCGAGCTACGCCGCGGCCCAGGCGTTCGAGGCCGTCGGCCTCAGCCAGGAGTTCGTCGACACCTACTTCACCGGCACGTCGAGCGTGCTCGGCGGCGTGGGCATCGACGTCGTCGCGGCCGAGAACAAGCAGCGCCACACGAGCGCCTACCCGACCGACGGGTCCGTCGTGGCGCACGAGCGCCTGGCGACCGGGGGCGAGTACCAGTGGCGCCGTGAGGGCCCCCGGCACCTCTTCAACCCGGACACCGTCTTCCGCCTGCAGCACGCGACGCGCACGCGCCGGTACGACATCTTCCGCGAGTACACGAAGCTCGTCGACGACCAGTCCGAAGACCTGATGACCCTGCGCGGGCTGTTCTCCTTCAGGCAGGGGCTCCGCGAGCCGGTGCCGCTCGACGAGGTCGAGCCGATCGAGTCGATCGTCAAGCGGTTCTCGACGGGCGCGATGAGCTACGGCTCGATCTCGAAGGAGGCGCACGAGACCCTCGCGATCGCGATGAACCGCCTGGGCGGCAAGTCCAACACGGGCGAGGGCGGGGAAGACGTCGACCGGCTGCTCGACCCCGAGCGCCGCAGCGCCGTCAAGCAGGTCGCGTCGGGCCGCTTCGGCGTCACGAGCATGTACCTGACGCACGCCACCGACATCCAGCTCAAGATGGCGCAGGGCGCCAAGCCGGGCGAGGGCGGCCAGCTGCCCCCGACCAAGGTGTACCCGTGGGTTGCCCGCACCCGCCACGCGACGCCGGGCGTCGGCCTGATCAGCCCGCCGCCGCACCACGACATCTACTCCATCGAGGACCTGAAGCAGCTCATCTTCGACGTGAAGCGCGCCAACCCGACCGCTCGGGTGCACGTCAAGCTCGTGAGCCAGTCGGGCATCGGCGCGGTCGCCGCGGGCGTGACGAAGGCCCTCGCCGACGTCGTGCTCGTCTCGGGCCACGACGGCGGCACGGGCGCCAGCCCGCTCAACTCGCTCAAGCACGCCGGCACGCCGTGGGAGATCGGCCTCGCCGAGACGCAGCAGACGCTGATGCTCAACGGCATGCGCGACCGCGTCGTCGTGCAGGTCGACGGCCAGATGAAGACGGGCCGCGACGTCGTGATCGCCGCGCTGCTCGGCGGCGAGGAGTTCGGCTTCGCGACGGCCCCGCTGATCGTCGAGGGCTGCATCATGATGCGCGTCTGCCACCTCGACACCTGCCCTGTGGGCGTCGCCACGCAGAACCCCGAGCTCCGGGCGCGCTTCTCGGGCAAGCCCGAGTTCGTCGTCAACTTCTTCGAGTTCCTGGCGCAGGAGGTGCGTGAGATCCTCGCGTCCCTCGGCTTCCGCAGCCTCGACGAGGCGGTCGGCCGCACCGACGCCCTGGACGTCGACCGCGCCCTCGACCACTGGAAGGCGTCCGGTCTCGACCTGTCGCCCGTGCTGGTCGGCCCGCACTTCGACGACGACGAGCCCCGCCGCAACCGGAGGCAGCAGGACCACGACCTCGAGTCGCACTTCGACGTCGAGCTGATCGCCCGCAGCGCGGACGCGCTCGAGAACGGCGGCAAGGTGGCGATCTCGCTGCCCATCCGCAACACCGAGCGCGCCGTCGGCACCATGCTCGGCCACGAGGTGACCGTCCGCCACGGCGAGCACGGCCTCCCCCAAGGCAGCATCGACGTCACGCTGACGGGCTCGGCGGGGCAGTCGCTCGGCGCGTTCCTCCCGGCCGGGATCACCCTGCGACTCGAGGGCGACAGCAACGACTACGTGGGCAAGGGCCTCTCCGGCGGCATCGTCGTCGTGCGTCCTTCGCGGGAGAGCACCTTCGTCGCCGAGGACAACGTCATCGCCGGCAACGTGATCGGCTACGGCGCGACCCAGGGCAGCCTCTTCATCCGCGGCATCGTGGGCGAGCGCTTCCTGGTCCGCAACTCGGGTGCCAGCGCCGTCGTCGAGGGCGTGGGCGACCACGCGCTCGAGTACATGACCGGCGGGCTCGCCGTCATCCTCGGCGACACGGGCCGGAACCTCGGCGCGGGCATGTCCGGCGGCACGGCCTACGTGCACCGGCTCCGCAGCGAACGGGTGAACGCCGAGTCCCTCGCGTCCGGCGAGCTCGAGCTGCACCCGCTCGGCAGCGCCGACGTCGAGATCCTCACCGACCTCCTGTCGCGGCACCTGGCCGAGACGGGCTCGCCCGTCGCCGAGCGCCTGCTCGCCGACGTCGACGCCTCGGCGTCGGAGTTCGTCAAGGTCCTGCCGCGTGACTACGCCGCCGTCCTCGCCACCCGGCAGACGGCCGTCGACGAGGGTCTCGACCCCGATGGCGACGAAGCCTGGAAGCGAATCCTGGAGGTGACCGGTGGCTGA
- a CDS encoding cold-shock protein produces the protein MATGTVKWFNSEKGFGFITPDDGSTDVFAHFSAIAGDGYRNLEENQKVEFDTAQGNKGLQAENIRVI, from the coding sequence ATGGCAACAGGTACCGTTAAGTGGTTCAACTCCGAAAAGGGCTTCGGCTTCATCACCCCCGACGACGGATCCACTGACGTCTTCGCGCACTTCTCCGCGATCGCCGGCGACGGCTACCGCAACCTGGAGGAGAACCAGAAGGTCGAGTTCGACACGGCTCAGGGCAACAAGGGCCTCCAGGCCGAGAACATCCGCGTCATCTGA
- the pyk gene encoding pyruvate kinase yields the protein MRRAKIVATLGPATSSYDDIRAIIDAGVDVARMNLSHGSYDVHESVYANVRKAAADAERPVAVLVDLQGPKIRLGKFSDGPHDLAVGDVFKITTDEILGTKEICGTTFKGLPGDVAVGDPLLIDDGRVKLRVLETDGTTVTTEVVVAGTVSNNKGINLPGVAVSVPALSEKDEADLRWGLALGADFIALSFVRDADDVTRVHEIMAEEGRRLPVIAKIEKPQAVDNLEAIIDAFDGIMVARGDLGVELPLEAVPIVQKHAVELSRRMAKPVIVATQMLESMISSPIPTRAETSDVANAVLDGADAVMLSGETSVGEYPVVTVQTMARIVASTEEHGLERIPPLGTKPRTQGGAITLAAADVAEFVQARYLCVFTESGDSVRRMSRLRHSIPILAFTPNEATRRRMALSWGVQSFLVENVTHTDAMFEQVDDILLGNALALSGEKVIVIAGSPPGIAGSTNDLRVHRVGDAHGEAAPAYASKN from the coding sequence ATGAGACGCGCAAAGATCGTCGCCACCCTCGGGCCGGCGACGTCGAGCTACGACGACATCCGGGCCATCATCGACGCCGGCGTCGACGTGGCCAGGATGAACCTCAGCCACGGCAGCTACGACGTGCACGAGTCCGTCTACGCCAACGTGCGCAAGGCCGCTGCGGACGCCGAGCGTCCCGTGGCCGTGCTCGTCGACCTGCAGGGCCCGAAGATCCGCCTCGGCAAGTTCTCCGACGGCCCGCACGACCTGGCTGTCGGCGACGTGTTCAAGATCACGACCGACGAGATCCTCGGCACGAAGGAGATCTGCGGCACGACCTTCAAGGGCCTGCCCGGCGACGTCGCCGTGGGCGACCCGCTGCTGATCGACGACGGCCGCGTGAAGCTGCGCGTGCTCGAGACCGACGGCACGACCGTGACGACCGAGGTCGTCGTGGCGGGCACAGTCTCGAACAACAAGGGCATCAACCTGCCCGGCGTCGCCGTGAGCGTCCCTGCCCTGTCCGAGAAAGACGAAGCGGACCTCCGCTGGGGCCTGGCACTGGGCGCCGACTTCATCGCGCTCTCGTTCGTCCGCGACGCCGACGACGTCACCCGCGTGCACGAGATCATGGCAGAGGAGGGGCGTCGTCTGCCCGTCATCGCCAAGATCGAGAAGCCGCAGGCCGTCGACAACCTCGAGGCCATCATCGACGCGTTCGACGGCATCATGGTCGCCCGTGGCGACCTGGGCGTCGAGCTGCCGCTCGAGGCCGTGCCGATCGTGCAGAAGCACGCCGTCGAGCTGTCCCGCCGCATGGCGAAGCCGGTCATCGTCGCGACGCAGATGCTCGAGTCGATGATCTCCAGCCCGATCCCGACGCGCGCCGAGACGTCCGACGTGGCGAACGCCGTGCTCGACGGTGCCGACGCGGTCATGCTCAGCGGCGAGACCAGCGTGGGGGAGTACCCCGTCGTCACGGTGCAGACCATGGCCCGCATCGTCGCCTCGACCGAGGAGCACGGTCTCGAGCGCATCCCGCCGCTAGGCACGAAGCCCCGCACCCAGGGCGGCGCGATCACCCTCGCGGCGGCCGACGTGGCCGAGTTCGTCCAGGCTCGGTACCTCTGCGTCTTCACCGAGTCGGGCGACTCCGTGCGTCGCATGTCGCGCCTCCGTCACTCGATCCCGATCCTGGCCTTCACTCCCAACGAGGCGACCCGTCGTCGCATGGCGCTCAGCTGGGGCGTGCAGTCCTTCCTCGTCGAGAACGTCACGCACACGGACGCCATGTTCGAGCAGGTCGACGACATCCTCCTCGGCAACGCGCTGGCGCTCTCGGGCGAGAAGGTCATCGTCATCGCCGGTTCCCCTCCCGGGATCGCCGGGTCGACGAACGACCTCCGCGTGCACCGCGTGGGCGACGCGCACGGCGAGGCCGCGCCGGCCTACGCCAGCAAGAACTAG
- a CDS encoding PaaI family thioesterase has product MGIEILEMSAERAVGRMPVEGNTQPVGILHGGAHVVLAETLGSVAANVHAGAGRLAMGIELNASHSRSATTGWVTGTCTAVHLGRTLSTHQVVMTDDQGRLLSTVRITNYLTDART; this is encoded by the coding sequence ATGGGCATCGAGATCCTCGAGATGAGCGCGGAGCGCGCCGTCGGCCGGATGCCCGTCGAGGGCAACACCCAGCCGGTCGGCATCCTGCACGGCGGGGCGCACGTCGTCCTCGCCGAGACCCTCGGCTCCGTGGCGGCGAACGTCCACGCCGGGGCGGGACGCCTCGCGATGGGGATCGAGCTGAACGCCAGCCACAGCCGGTCGGCCACGACCGGGTGGGTCACCGGGACGTGCACCGCGGTGCACCTCGGCCGGACCCTCTCGACGCACCAGGTCGTCATGACCGACGACCAGGGCCGGCTGCTGTCGACCGTGCGCATCACGAACTACCTGACGGACGCCCGCACCTGA